Proteins encoded in a region of the Diabrotica virgifera virgifera chromosome 4, PGI_DIABVI_V3a genome:
- the LOC114342827 gene encoding uncharacterized protein LOC114342827 isoform X1 codes for MALPDWSFKHPEWSNETFALLIAKTTEDLSKVSLDNFITRSNNFSVKFPVDSGRCKSLKASVPPEILERNIYSVYCLLHENVLELYSKFILLKRKYGSKVEQNFYKDIGLYEFIDRLLKNRAVMFMGKLDKYVLLDGKKGQNDWVTIGSVNERPPLVLKNYISYDEIKLSALLSVSSYSYFVNQGDRKNMAKFSTDRTSIADEGIIVGVIGPRMKKNNVMEYQEIVATRTQNTKDNGYGTNVQNSVHKLFSDFYEEDCLDFEETLKYIKDLKDKGKRYVTLKPDGIFDNQYYYKRLAVSIDTLLLEANFRAQEAGKTGFVHVVGLGLGVWKISPHQEKVYMDAFASRISILGNQLNHISDICFAWINQEKCGNYKDGEQFSIPNHPLGGITILINKRNPHEKLEQDKLLVVSYAWDGNALPGNEYWSGKLGSSGDSACASSTQITELHNPHINPLVSANNLRVITVDGDVVPIEKYIEIVRCRRSKRKC; via the exons ATGGCCTTACCCGATTGGTCCTTTAAACATCCAGAATGGTCAAACGAAACATTCGCCTTATTAATAGCCAAAACTACAGAAGATTTGAGCAAAGTTTCTTTAGATAATTTTATCACGAGGAGCAATAATTTTAGCGTCAAATTTCCTGTCGACAGTGGAAGATGCAAATCTTTAAAAGCTAGTGTTCCTCCGGAGATACTTGAACGAAATATATATTCCGTATATTGTCTGCTTCATGAGAATGTATTAGAACTGTACAGTAAATTTATATTACTTAAAAGAAAATATGGATCTAAGGTCGAACAgaatttttataaagatataggtcTATATGAATTTATTGATAGGCTTTTAAAGAATAGAGCAGTCATGTTTATGGGAAAATTGGATAAGTACGTCCTTCTGGATGGAAAGAAAGGACAAAATGATTGGGTAACAATTGGATCCGTAAACGAACGTCCACCTCTTGTTCTGAAAAATTACATCTCTtacgatgaaataaaattatcagCCTTGCTATCAGTAAGTTCTTATTCATACTTTGTAAACCAAGGCGACAGAAAAAATATGGCAAAATTTTCCACCGATCGTACATCTATCGCTGATGAAGGAATTATAGTAGGAGTAATAGGACCAAGAATGAAGAAAAATAATGTAATGGAATACCAAGAAATTGTGGCTACCAGAACACAAAACACAAAAGATAATGGTTATGGCACTAACGTTCAAAATAGTGTCCATAAACTCTTTTCAGATTTCTACGAAGAAGATTGCTTAGATTTTGAAGAAACACTAAAATATATCAAAGATCTAAAAGATAAAGGAAAAAGATATGTGACATTAAAACCAGATGGTATATTCGATAATCAGTATTACTATAAAAGACTGGCAGTTTCGATAGATACGTTATTGTTAGAAGCAAACTTTAGAGCCCAGGAAGCAGGAAAGACTGGATTCGTGCATGTTGTCGGTTTGGGATTGGGAGTTTGGAAGATTTCACCTCACCAAGAAAAAGTGTATATGGATGCATTTGCCAGTAGAATTTC AATCCTTGGAAACCAACTAAATCACATAAGCGACATTTGTTTTGCCTGGATAAATCAAGAAAAATGCGGCAATTATAAAGATGGAGAACAGTTTTCCATTCCAAACCATCCATTAGGCGGTATTACCATACTAATTAATAAAAGGAATCCTCATGAAAAACTCGAACAAG ATAAACTGCTGGTGGTATCATACGCTTGGGATGGAAATGCTTTGCCAGGAAATGAATATTGGTCAGGAAAATTGGGTAGCAGTGGAGATTCCGCTTGTGCATCTTCTACCCAAATAACCGAACTTCACAATCCCCATATCAATCCTCTGGTTTCTGCTAATAATTTAAGAGTTATTACTGTTGATGGAGATGTTGTACCGATAGAAAAGTACATAGAAATCGTTCGTTGCCGCCGCTCcaaaagaaaatgttaa